One genomic window of Erinaceus europaeus chromosome 7, mEriEur2.1, whole genome shotgun sequence includes the following:
- the LOC103108045 gene encoding probable ATP-dependent RNA helicase DDX27 has product MLEELGFIPTINENDEVPAESESDSGDEEEEGPIILGRKQKALQKNRSADFNPDFIFTEKEGMYDGSWAMADVMSQLKKKRAATTLDEKIEKVRKKRKTEDKEAKSGKSEKEKEKQEEQEDIERKDEDGSDSEDSETDYSSADENILTKADTLKVKEWKKKKKGQEKSGFFEDPSQYDENLSFQDMNLSRPLLKAITVMGFKQPTPIQKACIPVGLLGKDICACAATGTGKTVAFALPVLERLIYKPRQAPVTRVLVLVPTRELGIQVHSVTKQLAQFCNITTCLAVGGLHVKSQEAALRAAPDILIATPGRLIDHLHNCPSFHLSSIEVLILDEADRMLDEYFEEQMKEIIRMCSHHRQTMLFSATMTDEVKDLASVSLKNPVRIFVNSNTDVAPFLRQEFVRIRPNREGDREAIVAALLTRTFTDHVMLFTQTKKQAHHMHILLGLMGLQVGELHGNLSQTQQLEALRLFKDEQIDILVATDVAA; this is encoded by the coding sequence ATGCTCGAGGAGCTGGGTTTTATCCCTACCATCAACGAAAACGATGAAGTACCGGCAGAGTCCGAGTCTGATTCAGGAgacgaggaagaggaggggcccATTATACTAGGCAGAAAGCAAAAAGCCTTGCAGAAGAACCGCAGTGCCGATTTCAACCCTGACTTCATTTTCACTGAGAAGGAGGGAATGTATGATGGCAGTTGGGCTATGGCTGATGTCATGAGCCAGCTCAAGAAGAAGAGGGCAGCTACTACATTAGATGAGAAGATTGAGAAAGTTcgaaagaaaaggaaaacggaGGACAAAGAAGCCAAGTCTGGGAaatcagagaaggagaaagagaaacaagaggaACAGGAAGACATTGAAAGGAAAGATGAAGATGGCTCAGACAGTGAAGACTCAGAAACTGATTACTCTTCAGCTGATGAGAACATCCTTACCAAAGCAGATACACTTAAAGTAAAggagtggaagaagaagaagaaaggacaggAAAAAAGTGGATTTTTTGAAGATCCATCTCAATATGATGAAAACCTCTCATTCCAGGACATGAATCTTTCCCGCCCTCTTCTGAAGGCCATTACAGTCATGGGCTTCAAGCAGCCCACCCCAATCCAGAAAGCCTGCATACCTGTGGGTCTGCTGGGGAAGGACATCTGTGCTTGTGCAGCCACTGGAACAGGTAAAACTGTAGCTTTTGCTTTGCCTGTCTTGGAGCGTCTGATCTACAAACCCCGACAGGCTCCAGTAACCCGGGTGCTGGTGCTGGTTCCTACTCGAGAACTGGGCATCCAAGTGCACTCTGTCACCAAGCAGCTGGCCCAATTCTGCAACATCACCACCTGCTTGGCTGTGGGTGGTCTGCATGTGAAGTCACAGGAAGCAGCTCTTCGGGCAGCACCTGACATCCTCATTGCTACTCCAGGCCGACTCATTGATCACCTGCACAACTGCCCTTCCTTCCACCTGAGCAGCATTGAGGTGCTCATCCTGGATGAAGCTGACAGGATGCTGGACGAGTATTTTGAGGAACAGATGAAGGAGATCATTCGAATGTGTTCCCACCATCGCCAGACCATGCTCTTCTCAGCCACAATGACAGATGAGGTCAAAGATCTAGCATCTGTCTCTTTGAAGAATCCTGTACGGATATTTGTGAACAGCAACACAGATGTAGCCCCCTTCCTGAGGCAAGAGTTCGTCCGAATTCGACCTAATCGGGAAGGGGACCGGGAAGCCATTGTAGCAGCTCTGCTAACAAGAACCTTTACGGACCATGTCATGCTGTTCACCCAGACCAAGAAGCAGGCCCACCACATGCACATCCTCTTGGGGCTCATGGGACTCCAGGTGGGTGAGCTCCATGGCAACCTGTCACAGACACAGCAACTAGAAGCCCTCAGACTTTTTAAGGATGAACAGATTGATATCCTGGTGGCCACAGATGTGGCAGCTTGA